The DNA window ATGTCGATTTGGTCGACGAAATAAGAATTATGGCTCACTTCAAGAATTTTCCAACAAACATAGAGCATCCAGAAGATATAACTCCAAAGTGGTTCGAAGTAAAATGCGGGAGTAAGACCCGATGTTGAGACAGGTCATTGTGCTCGCCCAACATGGAAAGGTGCAAACTCAACTAGGAAGGACCAATATCACATATACTAGAAATCACCTAATATAGCTTACAAGCTAGAGGAGTTAGTAGAAGACTCATTCCCCAGAACTTTGAATTAAGTTTATCTAAGATATTATTATAGTTGATTGTTAGAAGGGCGAGCCACTTACCAATGCATGAATCTCTTCGAAGAAACTTTATCATTAGCAATAAATTATTTTGGCTTTTAAAAGGGAAATATATTCCGCAGCCTTAAAAGGGAAACGTGAGTGTTGGAATTCCATTAAAAGGTCCTTGTTGACTTAAAAACAGAAATATGAATGATGGATTTCCACAAGGAGATCCTTGTCATCTTAGAGAGCAGTAGCATAAATGTCATCTCCATAATACAACTAAAGTTTATCTTGAAAGACTCAACTAATGTCCCGCCTAGAAAGACTTAACTAAAGTCTCGCCTCAAAAGCTTAACTAAAGTCTCATTGGAGAAACTCAACTAAAGTCTCGCCGCAAGGACTCAACTAAAATCTCGTCTGGAGGGACTCAACTAAAGTGTTGCTTGGAGAAACTCAACTAAAGTCTCTCCGAAGGGACTTAACTAACGTCCTGCCAGAGGGACTCAACTAAAGTCTCGTTATGGAGACTTAATTAAATTCGTGCCGGAGGGACTTAACTTAAGTCTCGCTAGAGGGACTCAACTAAATCTTGCCTAGAGGACTCACTTAAAGTCTCATCAGAAGAACTCAACTTGAGCCATGTTAAAGTGCTCCAGTTAAGGACCATTGTGGGGTGTCCAAATGAAGGAAAAGAAGCTAAAACACTTCGCCATTTATAAACCCTTGTGTTTTAGGAACTATGTATTAGTATATTTGAAAAGGTTCATAAGGGACAAGGCAGAGACAACAGACATTAGTTGAGTCCATAGGGTCTCTCTCGTCGCCCATTTTTTAGTTTGGGCACCCGTTTAAATGTGCCTCCCCTTGTTATTGAACACGTCATGGTCGCCTAATATAAGAAAGTAAAGAAATGACATGTCTCCGTTCCGCAACAATAAAGAATAGGTCATTTGACCATGTTTGTAAAAATAGCAGTGGATTAACCATCCACTATGCATCCTCTTAGTAGTAGTTACTATTTCCAAAGGGTCTAAAATCCAGGCACATGGCCTTTAATAAATACCTCAATATTGGAATTGGGAAAAATATGTACCTTAAAACCCCTGAGAAGTCTTAATCATCAGTGATTGTCACGTATTATACTACTTTTTAAGCCAATACTATTTATATATTTAGCAAATTTATATTGtacaaacaatataataaatttttgaataacTGTGTCCCTATGTTCATTTTGGAACCTACCTTGATTACCATATTGGATTTATCGAAGAAGCTCATACAACTTTTTTTTCAAgggatttttcaaaaaaacgtCCATATGACAGGGggataggtattaaccctttattatatgattcaaaattgtgacatctttcaaaaaaaatatcattGAGCAAGAAATTACATCATAAAATTTTGAATAACTGTGTTCACAACATAACTTATATTTTAGGAtataaagaagagaaaaaaaaacttatactTTCAATGTACACAAGGCACAAATGATACAGCATCATCCAAAACCCCCCTATTATCTCCACCaactctttttttgttttaaactTGTTCTCCTTTAACTCTTTCCTGAGGACTTGATCAAAACTTTGGCCTAAGACTGAAAACAAATCCATTAAAGCATCCAAGTAAAGATCGCTTGTGATATAAGTTATCGGATTACCAGTTCTTCGAGCCTTAATCTAGGCTCTTAAGTTATCCGCTCTTCTTTCAGCCTTAGACGCGCAACAGGTTGTTGCTCATTTCCGCCAACGCTACCAATGTTACCGAAACTAGGCTGCTCAGAAATGGGATTTTGTGATTTTAACTGTGAAGCATTTTTGTTGGCAAAAGTATGGCTATTGGTCTTAGCTGCTGGAACATCATGATTATGTTTTCCTTCGTAAGTTGTTATGACTGCTTTAGGATCTGTCGAAGCCCTCTCTACATGCTTCCGAACGTTGCAACCTGCTGTTGTGCATTTGTAATAGCTCCTAAACATTATATAACTAAGAATCAGTAATTTTTCCATGACAACAAAAGAGGTTAATGGTATCGATATCATATCAGTGCATTATGCAGTAAAGTATAGAATTATCAATGAATAGTTCAAAAGGTGTAATAAAAGTGTGGAGGAGAATCGGTATCACCTAGGATAAGGGTTCCCTTTGACAACTTTCTGTCCATATTTTCGCCATCTATAACCATCGTCTAAGAGATCAACTTCACTAGTCGTTTGCACAATGATTCTAGGCTCCGTGACAGTCCTATGTGAAGAAACTATTGGATCTGAGATGGCGGCTTCTGTATTTCtacataataacaacaataacaagatAACATAAACATAGTTGCTTATTTAATCGAATTAGTCTTTGTATCCTATTAACAACTTTGAAATATACCAGAAATATTTTCTACAAAAACCCACCTCCTTTTGGAATCAGGCTCAACTCTTTTCTCCCCCACATCAGTTTCACGATCACCTACTTCCTCACTATCGCTCATTCCATATAGATGTTCACCTGTTGCGTGACTCGATTCTGGATCCATCGTAGCCATTGAGTTTGTATTCGTCCGTTGATAAGACGAATCACCATTCCCTTGCATATTTGAATTGTCATTAGCATCTTTTGATCGCTTGTTAGGATTCGGAGGTTGATGATTGTGCTCTCCTTTATAAATAATCGCGGTTACATGACCTTCAAGCGACCGCTCCACCTTTTTCTTCACAGGACAGTTAGGATGTGTGCACTTATAATAACTTCTAGGAAACTCACTACCTTTCACCTGTTTCTGTCCGTACTTCCTCCAATTGTAACCGTCATCAGCAGGCTTATCAACATTTACTGAAGAAGGCTGCAACCTTTGTTCGACGAGGGGAGCATGAGCGGTGGATGTTGATACAGACAATGAATGTTCAGGTTGGTTATACATATTTGTGTCAGATTGTCCTCCATGAAATGAGACTTGTGCCTGTGCTGGATGGTTTGACAATCCAAATGACACCTACATCATATGGAGATTGTATGTCAAATTCGAGAGTCGGATTCAATCTCCGacgataatatttatttatatttaatcatgtaaataagttgttgatatttataaattaatcatTTATTCACCTGATGTGAAAAAAAGTCAGATGATTCAAGCGCGCCGGAGGTGGCTGCAACGGGAGACACCATGGCACCGGCGAGAAGCTGAGAGAAGGACTTGCCGTCATCACCGTCGGTCAATAAATTAGAGAGCAAAGTCATAGGACCGGGGCTAAAGCCGCCGCTGAAAAGGCCGTCCGTACGTGGCGGCAGAGTTAAATTCGGTCTTTGCGGCGGTCCACCTTCTCCACCGCCAACCGCCGCTTCTTCTTCCTCCTTCCATGGTAATCGGTCCATTTCCACCGTTGAACATCCAACTCAGTTTGACTTTTGAACCagagagttgaaaaagaaagcttcaaagttcaaaaatggaTAGAGAAAAGTTTGTAGTATAATGAAACGTTTGTGTCAGTGATGTTTTGAGGATTGTGAAAAGTGTTGAAACCTTTGTGTTGTGTGTGTCTTTTGTGATTACATGTTTATGCGTATTTCTTGCTTTTTGAGGGGGTTGAATTTGGTGGATCTGAAAAAACAGGACAAAAAGTCTACGCTTTGGTTCCCCAACTAAATGTTCTGTTGAGATTTTCCCTTTCACAAAAGGTGTATattgtaattatttattttttaatagttgTTTATTATATAGTCCCTTCATTAGCTTATCAAAAAAAGACTTTGGATGAGACAAAGAAGGTATCTCTAAGCTTCTAAGCTTAATCAGAAGTTTCAAGATCAATTATTGGCAATACAATAATGTTGCATTTTTGTGGTGACTAATATGAACTATCTATCTGAGTTAACACAATTTCTCTAATTACATGAATGTTTAAAAATTGGAGTTGAATTTAATTATGAGTCTTGTAAAACCGTCCCAATAATCTTACCCCATCAAAACTTAAAATATCTATGAAAAGTGATTTCTATTCTAAAATCTAAAGTGTTATTCTCTTTTTTATTAAGCTACGTGGTTGGTCTCATAATTCAgcatatatttgaaaaattcaattgtatacttgttattttaaatctttttaatttcaATTCTTTCACATATTTTACGATTTTCCAAATCTTTTCCATCATTATTATGCAATTGTTTTATATCCATTAAACTTcaactattttttttatctttactCTAACGCTCTCTTTTTTTCTCACGCTCTTgtagcggtgaaaaattgagaGTAAATTCAATGATTGACTTAGCTCAGACATTTTTGTAAAGTTGTCACTGCGCTTTATTATtttcaaaggaaatgggaaaaagagcaacataaaacccaaagaagttaaatcaaaacttaataaatttattggagatcttaggttcggggttggttatgcaaggagaatgtattagcaccccttgTTGGAAACCCACCAAAACCTATGATGAAttctatcaatcttgatgaacaagattgttatcaACACACAATAAtaatgaaaagagaaaagaaatttaAAGTAGAAAAGAGATTAGGGTTTCTGTAGAGTAACTCTCTACCCACAAACTGTGAAAAactttgttattcacttgcaactgcataTTTTGTGAATACAACCTTTTTGACCTGATTACAAattaatgagggttactccctatttatagatttaggttagctggTTTCCTAaggcaaagcccaaaactataatagcccaaaatacctattttggaactaaatcaaatcgaatctattttaaatctaaattaaatctatctagatctaaaacaaatatgtgtgtaacaaactgtGTCCACACttctaaacaaaataaaatcttttcgacacaagaaattataattcaacacccctcacatctacgATACTctgtaggaacctctttgaaatatatatttgttgttattgttactaTAAAATGTTTAtgtgttttttgtttaaatagagtgggagggtgaaaa is part of the Vicia villosa cultivar HV-30 ecotype Madison, WI linkage group LG2, Vvil1.0, whole genome shotgun sequence genome and encodes:
- the LOC131651692 gene encoding probable WRKY transcription factor 4 — protein: MDRLPWKEEEEAAVGGGEGGPPQRPNLTLPPRTDGLFSGGFSPGPMTLLSNLLTDGDDGKSFSQLLAGAMVSPVAATSGALESSDFFSHQVSFGLSNHPAQAQVSFHGGQSDTNMYNQPEHSLSVSTSTAHAPLVEQRLQPSSVNVDKPADDGYNWRKYGQKQVKGSEFPRSYYKCTHPNCPVKKKVERSLEGHVTAIIYKGEHNHQPPNPNKRSKDANDNSNMQGNGDSSYQRTNTNSMATMDPESSHATGEHLYGMSDSEEVGDRETDVGEKRVEPDSKRRNTEAAISDPIVSSHRTVTEPRIIVQTTSEVDLLDDGYRWRKYGQKVVKGNPYPRSYYKCTTAGCNVRKHVERASTDPKAVITTYEGKHNHDVPAAKTNSHTFANKNASQLKSQNPISEQPSFGNIGSVGGNEQQPVARLRLKEERIT